GGTATAGCCTATCTGCTCGACGAAGCCCGGACCAGCGGGCCCGAGCGGCGGCTTGCCGACGCTTATCTGTTGGCGATGAACGAGGGTCTGCGAATCAGCGGGAATCGCGCGATTCGCACGGCAATCCAACGAGTAGCACTCGGAAGCGGCGAGATGAGAAAAGTCAAAACCGGCGGCGGTTGGCCAGCGCTTCTCTATACCTTCCGGAAGGGTCGCGAAGCGGGCGGCATCTGGCAGCTCTGGAAGGCGATGCGCACCAAGAACGCCTGTAAGACCTGTGCACTCGGCATGGGTGGGCAGCGCGGCGGCATGGTCAACGAGGCGGGCCACTTCCCGGAGGTCTGCAAAAAATCGCTCCAGGCGATGGTCGCCGACATGCAGGGGGCGATCACGCCCGACTTCTGGGCCAAGTACGGCCCCGACGAACTTCGCGGCCTTTCGCCGCGCGAACTGGAGAACTGCGGCCGGCTCACCCAGCCGGTGCTTTACACGCCCGCACTGAAACGCTTCCAGCCGATCTCCTGGGAAGATGCGTTCCACCGGATCGTCGGCAAGCTCCGCGAGTTGACGCCCGATGAAACCTTTTGGTACTTCAGCGGCCGCAGCAGCAACGAGGCGGGCTTCCTGCTGCAGATGTTCGCGCGGCTGTATGGGACGAACAACGTCAACAACTGCAGCTTCTATTGCCACCAGGCGAGCGGCGTCGGCCTCACCAGCGTCACCGGCAGCGGCACGGCGACCGTCACGCTCGACGACGTTGAGAAGTCGGACATGGTGTTCGTCATCGGCGGCAACCCGGCGAGCAACCATCCGCGGATCATGCGTTCGCTGATGACCTTGCGACGGCGCGGCGGCGAGGTCATCGTCATCAACCCGATCGTCGAGACGGGCCTCGTCAACTTCAGCGTGCCAAGCGACGTGCGGAGCATGCTGTTCGGCACGAAGATCGCCAGCCTCTACGTGCAGCCCCACATCGGCGGCGATCTCGCGCTGCTCACCGGCATCTCGAAGCAGATCGTCGAGATGGGAGCGCATGACCTGCCGTTCCTCGAGAGCTCCTGCAACAACTGGGACGAACTGCGCGACTGGCTGGCGAGCGTCACCTGGGAAGAGATCATCGCCAAGAGCGGCGTGCCGCGCGAGGAGATCAACGAGATCGCCGAGCGGTATGCGAAGTCTAAAAACGCCGTCTTCAGCTGGACGATGGGAATCACGCATCATGTTCATGGCGTCGAGAACGTCCAAGCGATCGGCAACCTCGCGCTGCTGAGGGGGATGGTCGGCAAGCCAAACGCGGGGTTGATGCCGATCCGCGGGCATTCGAACGTGCAGGGCATCGGTTCGGTCGGCGTCACGCCGAAGCTGAAGGATGTGCTGTTCGATCGGCTGCAGTCGCACTTCGGCGTCAAGTTGCCGACGACCGAGGGGCGCGACACGATGGCCTGCATGAACGGCGCCGACAACGGCGAGCTGAAGTTCGGCCTCTGCCTAGGCGGCAATCTGTACGGCTCGAATCCCGACTCGACCTACGCTCAGCAGGCGATTGAGAAGCTCGACATGCTCGTCTACATGAGCACGACGTTGAACACGGGACATGCGTTTGGCCTCGCGAAAGAGACGCTCATCTTGCCGGTGCTCGCGCGCGACGAAGAGCCGCAGGCGACGACGCAGGAGTCGATGTTTAATTTTGTGCGGTTGAGCGATGGCGGGCCCGCGCGGCATGCGGGGCCGAAGAGCGAAGTCGAAGTGATCGCGTCGATTGCTAGCGGCGTTGCGGATGGGCGGCGCGCGGCGGGGGCGAACGGCAGCAACGGCGCTCACTCCAATGGCGACGCGCCCCCCGGGCAGAGCCCGGGGCTAGGGGATCCGACAGGGCTGACGGCGGTGAACTGGCAGTCGATGCAGGATACTGGGCGGATTCGCGATGCGATTGCGGCGATCGTGCCGGGCTTTGAGCAGATTGCGGAGATCGATAAGAACAAACAAGAGTTCCAGGTCGGCGGGCGGACCTTTCATCAGGCGAGCTTCCCGACGTACAACGGCCGCGCGAACCTCCACACGCATCGTTTGCCGGAGATTCAAGGGCAGGGCGAGCGCGAACTGCGGCTGATGACCATCCGCAGCGAAGGCCAGTTCAACACGGTCGTTTACGAAGACTATGACCTGTACCGCGGCGTTGAACGTCGCGACGTGATTCTCATCCACCCCGACGATATCCGTCGGCTCGGCGTTCATCAGGGGATGACCGTCGCGGTGCATGGCCCTGCCGGCACGCTGCGCAACGTGCGGTTGCATCCGTTCGAAGAAATTCGACCGGGCAACGCGGCGATGTACTATCCCGAGGCGAACGTGCTGGTGAGCCGGCACCTCGATCCGTCGAGCAAGACGCCGGCGTTTAAGTGCGTGATTGTGCGGCTGGAAGTTGAAGGGTTGGCGCTGGCTTAGGTTGGGCATTCCCGACCGACAGCGGTGCGCTCGGGCCATGTCGATCGAGCCGCCGGTTTGAAGAACCGGGCACTTGCTACCCCCCGGTTTGAAGAACCGGGGGCTAAGCGGCGCGGCGGCGGTTTTGTTGTCGCTTTTGTTGTCGCGTCGCTTGTGTCGCTTTCTTCGTTTTACGCGACATTAAGTGGTCGTACTTGTCGCGGTCTTTTTGGCGCTGTTCGTTTTGCATCAGACGGACGCCCCAGTCGAGGAGGTCTTGGTGGCGTTGGGCGCGCTCTGCTTCGGTGAGCGCGGGCGGCGCGTTGTGCCCCCGGTTTGAAGAACCGGGGGCTAAGGTTGGCTCCGGGGGCGGGGTGACCTCGGCGTTGGGTGCTTGACGCGGAGCGTGGGAACGAGGGGGCTCAGGCTTCGCGGCGAAGGACCATTCGTCGGGGGTGCCGATGCCGTAGTTGTGGATCACGGGCGCGGACTTGGCGCGCTCGCGGAAGACTAGCGGCGTGTCGGCCATCTTTGGCTCGCGCGGGCGGTTCAGGGGCCGAGGCTGGGGAAGCAGCAGTCGAGGCGTGTTCGTAGGTTTTGTCGAGATGCTTGAAGAGCTCGCTACGCGCTCCTCCGGCGTGTTGCGAGCGCGGTTTCCATCATCAGCCGTAAGGCCTTTGTGACTTTGAGGCCCGAGGCGAGGTCGCCGCGCTTGCGGGCGTAGGTTTCGGGTTTGGTCCGCTCGAGCAGCCACGCCGCGGCGCCAGTGCGTTCTCGCGGCTGATTCCATCAGTTTTAATGGGTCGGGCTTGGCGAGCTTGGCCATGCGAACTTCTTGGTCAAAATCTTCTTCCTCACGGCGGTAGCGCTGCACCGTGCGGAGCGTCACGCCGACTCCTTGAGCGGCCTCGGCGAGCGAGTAGCTCTC
This sequence is a window from Lacipirellula parvula. Protein-coding genes within it:
- a CDS encoding molybdopterin-dependent oxidoreductase translates to MRKVKTGGGWPALLYTFRKGREAGGIWQLWKAMRTKNACKTCALGMGGQRGGMVNEAGHFPEVCKKSLQAMVADMQGAITPDFWAKYGPDELRGLSPRELENCGRLTQPVLYTPALKRFQPISWEDAFHRIVGKLRELTPDETFWYFSGRSSNEAGFLLQMFARLYGTNNVNNCSFYCHQASGVGLTSVTGSGTATVTLDDVEKSDMVFVIGGNPASNHPRIMRSLMTLRRRGGEVIVINPIVETGLVNFSVPSDVRSMLFGTKIASLYVQPHIGGDLALLTGISKQIVEMGAHDLPFLESSCNNWDELRDWLASVTWEEIIAKSGVPREEINEIAERYAKSKNAVFSWTMGITHHVHGVENVQAIGNLALLRGMVGKPNAGLMPIRGHSNVQGIGSVGVTPKLKDVLFDRLQSHFGVKLPTTEGRDTMACMNGADNGELKFGLCLGGNLYGSNPDSTYAQQAIEKLDMLVYMSTTLNTGHAFGLAKETLILPVLARDEEPQATTQESMFNFVRLSDGGPARHAGPKSEVEVIASIASGVADGRRAAGANGSNGAHSNGDAPPGQSPGLGDPTGLTAVNWQSMQDTGRIRDAIAAIVPGFEQIAEIDKNKQEFQVGGRTFHQASFPTYNGRANLHTHRLPEIQGQGERELRLMTIRSEGQFNTVVYEDYDLYRGVERRDVILIHPDDIRRLGVHQGMTVAVHGPAGTLRNVRLHPFEEIRPGNAAMYYPEANVLVSRHLDPSSKTPAFKCVIVRLEVEGLALA